Proteins encoded together in one Bacillota bacterium window:
- a CDS encoding 4Fe-4S dicluster domain-containing protein, whose protein sequence is MGVGEDEGAKAIFKAIFVRLDRCLGCRQCEISCALEHSKTKDLYKAVWERPGPRQRVRVVRESMEYYPLRCFHCEDPPCVSACISGAMQVEVGTGRVVNDLKRCVGCWMCVMVCPYGVIQRHEDSRVALKCDRCPDQEEPACVRDCPTGALIAKPAVPKHALEPLMGSGMEAGEVR, encoded by the coding sequence ATGGGCGTGGGCGAAGATGAAGGCGCCAAGGCCATTTTCAAGGCCATCTTCGTGAGGCTCGACAGGTGCCTGGGATGCCGACAGTGCGAGATATCTTGCGCCCTCGAGCATTCCAAAACGAAGGACCTCTATAAGGCCGTATGGGAACGGCCAGGGCCCAGGCAGCGCGTCAGGGTGGTCAGGGAGAGCATGGAGTATTACCCCCTCAGATGTTTCCATTGCGAAGACCCCCCATGCGTCAGTGCATGTATTAGCGGTGCTATGCAAGTCGAGGTTGGGACGGGAAGGGTAGTCAATGACCTTAAGAGGTGCGTTGGCTGCTGGATGTGCGTGATGGTGTGCCCATACGGGGTAATCCAGCGCCATGAGGATTCCAGGGTGGCGCTGAAATGCGATAGATGCCCCGACCAGGAGGAACCCGCTTGCGTGAGGGACTGCCCGACCGGGGCTTTGATCGCGAAGCCTGCGGTTCCGAAGCATGCCCTCGAGCCGTTAATGGGGTCCGGTATGGAGGCCGGTGAGGTTAGATGA